Proteins from a genomic interval of Papaver somniferum cultivar HN1 chromosome 4, ASM357369v1, whole genome shotgun sequence:
- the LOC113276603 gene encoding probable signal peptidase complex subunit 1 encodes MDWQGQKLSEQLMQIMLVASALIAFAVGYVIGSFRLMLLIYLGGVVLTTLITVPNWPFFNRHPLKWLDSDEAERNSTPPETVVQKKKTSKAHQKLLGTEMELGVRLWGEMKTNLSNWL; translated from the exons ATGGATTGGCAAGGACAAAAACTCTCAGAGCAACTGATGCAGATAATGCTCGTTGCTTCTGCTCTTATTGCTTTCGCTGTTGGTTATGTGATTGGTTCTTTTAGGTTGATGCTGTTGATTTACCTTGGAGGTGTTGTTCTTACTACTTTGATTACTGTTCCTAATTGGCCTTTCTTTAATCGTCATCCACTGAAATGGTTGGATTCGGACGAAGCTGAACGTAACTCTACACCACCGGAGACTGTTGTTCAGAAGAAAAAGACTTCGAAAGCTCATCAGAA ATTATTGGGTACAGAAATGGAACTTGGTGTTCGCTTATGGGGAGAAATGAAGACGAACCTAAGCAACTGGTTGTAA